The Methanosphaera sp. BMS genome contains a region encoding:
- a CDS encoding glycosyltransferase family protein, with the protein MRILITSFGVGIGHASRDLALARKLRQAGHEVIFASFGSGYNYLKMNRQETYDMPTMNFQADEGEINIKDTVKESKDIPYVFIKTMYKEARIIRQIKPDVIIADSTYTSPITAKFLNIPCFIITNDLTFGFSDSTESMSIKYFEKSIRKFIKEITRGCKKILIPDIEGTVELPSKLEGKTEYIGPLLHKNPDEIESKTTLRKRYNFNDDDVIILLTVGGSEFGEVLIKNICDISKDINCDRIIIFTGLEIKTEDFNINDTDKIIIKDFTPYLVDWMQISDLTIALAGHTTSMELISIKKPNILIPLKNHIEQQKNIENMEKYEITSTTDINDSKKLLETINDTLGRLDSIKINEDQYNEFVKYDGKTNALKQIESLYK; encoded by the coding sequence ATGAGGATATTAATCACGTCATTCGGCGTAGGAATAGGTCATGCATCACGGGATCTGGCACTGGCAAGAAAATTACGGCAGGCCGGCCACGAAGTGATATTCGCAAGCTTCGGATCAGGATACAACTACCTGAAAATGAACAGACAGGAAACATATGACATGCCAACCATGAACTTCCAGGCAGATGAAGGTGAAATAAACATAAAGGACACGGTAAAGGAATCAAAGGACATACCCTATGTCTTCATTAAGACAATGTACAAGGAAGCAAGAATAATAAGACAAATAAAACCGGACGTAATCATAGCAGACTCCACATACACCTCCCCGATAACGGCAAAGTTTCTAAACATCCCCTGCTTCATAATAACAAATGACCTGACATTCGGCTTCTCCGACAGTACGGAGTCAATGAGCATAAAATACTTCGAAAAAAGCATCAGAAAATTCATAAAAGAGATAACACGCGGATGCAAAAAGATACTGATACCGGATATAGAAGGTACGGTGGAGTTACCGTCAAAACTAGAAGGTAAAACAGAATACATCGGACCATTGCTTCATAAAAATCCCGACGAAATAGAATCGAAAACCACTTTGAGAAAAAGATACAATTTCAATGATGATGACGTGATAATACTTTTAACGGTTGGCGGAAGCGAATTCGGCGAAGTCCTGATAAAAAACATATGCGACATATCAAAGGATATAAACTGCGACAGGATAATAATCTTCACAGGACTGGAGATAAAAACCGAAGACTTCAACATCAATGACACCGACAAGATAATAATCAAGGACTTCACACCATATCTTGTTGACTGGATGCAAATATCTGATTTAACCATAGCACTTGCAGGCCACACAACAAGCATGGAATTAATATCCATCAAAAAGCCGAACATACTAATACCCCTAAAAAATCATATAGAACAACAAAAAAACATAGAAAACATGGAAAAATACGAGATTACCTCTACAACAGATATAAACGACAGCAAAAAACTGCTTGAAACAATAAACGATACACTAGGTAGGCTCGACTCAATCAAAATCAACGAAGACCAATATAATGAATTTGTTAAATATGATGGAAAAACAAATGCATTAAAACAAATAGAAAGTCTATATAAATAG
- the rqcH gene encoding ribosome rescue protein RqcH: MKSMSNVDIHRIVKELNDEILNVKVEKAYQPSYDTILIKLRKAGEGRKDLVIQAGARIHLTEYPLPNPTIPPHFPMLLRKHLSGGFITSIRQYQFDRIVEITVEKQEKFTLVVELFNKGNVILLDENMNIISPLKHEKWQDRKITSHEQYKYPPSKIDIKNTTADEIREITSESDRDVVRTLATNGLGGLYAEEILSYTDIDKEKMANDLSDDEITEIDNALKELFDKVENNPQPQIIIEEKDDEKTNKDLVPISLNKYSSFKSQTFESFNKAADEFYSKKIVSDIKQKEENVWTKKINKYRKRLDMQEESLEGFYKTIEDTQLKGNTVYAHYGEIQEILDVIAKARQNYSWKEIGKIIKKSKKESDIPALELIESIDNMGVITLKLDGQIVRVDSNLGIAESCEKFYYNKGKKAKRKIEGVKIAIENSKSQIKKLEDKKEVAMSELKTHTKREKKELKWYEKLRWFISSDGYMVIGGRDANSNEQVVKRYSKNNDVYFHCDIHGAPSTIVQNENKDEAIPESTLYEAACFASSYSSAWGEGFSSYDSYWVNLDQVSKTPETGEYLKKGSFVIRGRKNFIRNVPVLIAVGVVDYDNNKRIMAGPVDAVRNMSGNYVIIKPGFTKKERMAKEILHRIDNDKLFGVDDIVRNLPSGKCDFMDEREYNQKYSRKYR; the protein is encoded by the coding sequence ATGAAATCAATGTCAAATGTAGATATTCACAGGATTGTTAAAGAGTTAAATGATGAAATATTAAACGTTAAAGTGGAAAAAGCATATCAACCATCATATGACACCATACTAATAAAGCTTAGAAAAGCTGGTGAGGGAAGAAAGGACCTGGTTATCCAGGCGGGTGCCAGGATACACCTGACAGAATATCCGCTGCCAAATCCTACAATACCGCCCCATTTTCCAATGCTGCTTAGAAAACACTTGAGCGGTGGATTCATTACATCAATCAGGCAATATCAGTTCGACAGGATTGTTGAAATTACGGTAGAAAAGCAGGAAAAGTTCACGCTAGTAGTTGAGCTGTTCAATAAGGGAAACGTAATCCTGCTTGATGAGAACATGAACATCATCTCGCCCCTCAAGCATGAAAAATGGCAGGATCGTAAAATAACAAGTCATGAGCAATACAAGTATCCTCCATCCAAGATAGACATCAAAAACACCACGGCAGATGAAATCCGGGAAATCACGTCTGAAAGTGACAGGGACGTAGTAAGAACCCTTGCAACCAATGGTCTCGGTGGATTATACGCCGAGGAAATACTATCATACACAGACATTGATAAAGAGAAGATGGCAAATGACCTATCCGATGATGAAATAACAGAAATAGACAATGCACTAAAGGAATTATTTGACAAGGTGGAAAACAATCCGCAACCTCAGATAATTATCGAAGAGAAGGATGACGAGAAAACAAATAAGGACCTGGTGCCTATAAGCCTAAACAAGTATTCATCCTTCAAATCCCAAACATTTGAATCATTCAACAAGGCGGCGGATGAATTCTACTCCAAGAAGATTGTCAGTGACATAAAACAAAAGGAAGAAAACGTCTGGACTAAGAAGATTAACAAGTACAGAAAACGACTGGATATGCAGGAGGAAAGTCTTGAAGGATTCTATAAGACAATAGAGGACACCCAGCTTAAGGGCAATACAGTCTATGCCCATTATGGTGAAATTCAGGAAATACTTGACGTCATAGCCAAGGCCCGGCAAAACTACTCCTGGAAGGAAATAGGCAAAATCATCAAGAAATCCAAGAAAGAATCGGACATTCCTGCATTGGAGTTGATAGAATCCATTGACAACATGGGTGTTATCACATTGAAGCTTGATGGCCAGATTGTACGTGTCGACAGTAATCTGGGAATAGCAGAAAGCTGTGAGAAGTTCTACTATAATAAGGGCAAGAAGGCAAAACGTAAAATAGAGGGAGTTAAGATTGCAATTGAAAACTCCAAGTCACAAATAAAGAAACTTGAAGACAAGAAGGAAGTTGCCATGAGCGAACTTAAAACCCATACTAAAAGGGAGAAAAAGGAACTTAAATGGTATGAAAAACTCAGATGGTTTATCAGCAGCGATGGATATATGGTTATCGGTGGTCGTGATGCCAACAGTAATGAACAGGTAGTTAAAAGATACTCCAAAAACAATGACGTTTATTTCCACTGTGACATCCATGGTGCACCATCCACAATCGTACAGAACGAGAATAAAGATGAAGCCATACCGGAGTCCACGTTATATGAGGCCGCCTGCTTTGCTTCAAGCTACAGCAGTGCATGGGGTGAGGGTTTCAGCAGTTATGATTCATACTGGGTTAACCTTGACCAGGTATCAAAGACCCCCGAAACAGGTGAATATCTGAAGAAGGGATCATTTGTCATAAGGGGTAGAAAAAACTTCATAAGAAATGTGCCCGTACTTATAGCTGTGGGTGTGGTTGACTATGATAATAACAAACGTATCATGGCGGGCCCCGTTGATGCCGTTAGAAATATGTCCGGCAATTATGTTATCATAAAGCCGGGTTTTACCAAGAAGGAGCGTATGGCCAAAGAGATACTTCATAGAATAGATAATGATAAGCTGTTTGGCGTTGACGATATTGTACGTAATCTTCCTAGCGGTAAGTGTGACTTCATGGACGAGCGTGAATACAACCAGAAATATAGCCGAAAGTACAGGTAA
- a CDS encoding cation diffusion facilitator family transporter, with amino-acid sequence MNNYHDEVKRVLVVVLLFNILMASVKIAFGYYSGILSISADGYDSFLDSIANVIALAAVYLSSRPIDKNHPYGYNKIENFASLFVAGLLLFVGYEVVTQAIDKILNPQPVEISSIAFVVMIFTLIVNIAVSRYEKHKGEQLKSDLLIADSNHTKSDVMVTSIVIIALVLMYFDLSIIDPVISIIITLIILKTAIDIFRTNFRILLDANILDADRIKDLICDVDGVIDVHNIRTRGTSSCVYVDMHMVVDSDLSMKQAHKIAEYCEDRITDSIEEVKEVLIHLESEEGLSDAIEL; translated from the coding sequence ATGAATAATTATCATGATGAAGTAAAAAGGGTATTGGTGGTTGTATTGCTATTTAATATCCTGATGGCTTCGGTAAAGATAGCATTTGGATATTACTCCGGAATACTGAGTATAAGTGCAGACGGTTATGATTCATTCCTGGATTCAATAGCCAATGTCATAGCCCTAGCGGCCGTATACCTGTCATCTCGACCAATAGACAAGAATCATCCATATGGATACAACAAGATAGAAAACTTCGCATCATTGTTTGTTGCTGGTCTGCTACTGTTTGTAGGTTATGAGGTAGTAACTCAGGCAATCGATAAAATCCTTAATCCACAGCCTGTAGAGATATCAAGCATAGCATTTGTTGTGATGATTTTCACCCTGATAGTTAACATAGCCGTCTCACGTTATGAAAAACATAAAGGAGAACAACTAAAAAGCGATCTGTTAATAGCCGACAGCAACCATACAAAAAGTGACGTGATGGTAACAAGTATCGTGATAATAGCATTGGTGTTGATGTACTTCGATTTATCCATAATAGATCCGGTCATATCCATAATCATAACCTTGATAATACTCAAAACGGCAATCGACATATTCCGGACAAACTTCAGGATATTGCTTGATGCAAATATCCTTGATGCCGACAGAATCAAAGATTTAATCTGTGACGTTGATGGGGTAATTGATGTTCACAACATAAGAACTCGGGGCACATCCTCATGTGTATATGTGGATATGCATATGGTGGTGGATTCTGATTTGTCAATGAAGCAAGCCCATAAAATTGCAGAATACTGTGAAGATAGGATAACAGATTCAATAGAAGAGGTTAAGGAAGTGCTTATTCACCTTGAAAGTGAGGAGGGATTAAGTGATGCCATTGAACTGTAA
- a CDS encoding class III signal peptide-containing protein, whose protein sequence is MNIIKDTHGQGAAEYILLFGGVIVIALIALQIYQGYFNQSSSFSAKDDAEQIRNNLTNKT, encoded by the coding sequence ATAAACATCATAAAAGACACCCATGGCCAAGGTGCAGCTGAATACATCCTGCTGTTTGGAGGAGTAATAGTAATAGCACTAATAGCCCTGCAGATATACCAGGGATACTTCAACCAGTCAAGCTCATTCAGTGCAAAAGATGATGCCGAACAGATAAGAAACAACCTTACAAACAAAACATAA
- a CDS encoding phosphopantetheine adenylyltransferase, whose translation MKKYNKVAVGGTFDKFHKGHETLISTAFEVADNVLIGITSDDFVKSKKHDIEPCNIRIKRLKKLVEKYDTNYEIKEINDVYGSADTDPDLDAIVVSHETETTALDINNIRVNNGLNPLDIIVIEWVLAADGVPISSTRIRKGEIDKKGNIL comes from the coding sequence ATGAAGAAGTATAATAAAGTAGCAGTTGGCGGAACCTTTGACAAGTTTCACAAGGGTCATGAAACATTGATAAGTACTGCCTTTGAAGTAGCGGATAATGTACTTATCGGCATAACTTCTGATGATTTTGTAAAGAGTAAAAAGCATGACATAGAGCCATGTAATATAAGAATCAAGCGACTAAAAAAACTTGTTGAAAAATATGATACTAATTATGAAATCAAAGAAATAAACGATGTTTACGGTTCTGCAGATACCGATCCTGATTTGGATGCAATTGTAGTCAGTCATGAAACCGAAACTACTGCATTGGATATCAACAATATCCGGGTGAACAATGGCTTGAATCCTCTTGATATTATTGTAATTGAATGGGTTCTTGCAGCCGATGGTGTACCTATTTCATCCACTCGCATAAGAAAGGGTGAAATAGATAAGAAAGGTAATATATTATGA
- a CDS encoding DUF6270 domain-containing protein — translation MSTIKIGVFGSCPTRDIFNSSINKNYKDYFTINLSYVNNSIISNMQTPVPYDKESIKILPENKENESYSSFIEKDLDKLFFDRLSRADIDYLLIDAGLEVKWGLVSFDDYIFFNYPRYDRTEFFNNLSEKRFITIQDNTNEYMKLFKKSYRQFFDVMSDEYPDITVILNPVREAYRIQKADGSIEENLEFKNRTDNHYLPLVDSYIAKKFDVEILEYDKNVLLDENHQWGLGPKHYVEDYYTNYTRQICEIDERNRLLSDSEYANLNESIRKDKLNSHVLMTEYELELVEKDKYVNEIKKQQDIIKDDLNTQLESKKQAESQRDELENKLSEANDRIQVLEEDIRVSQKSIDNLMDKEFNPVELKVENQKQQNELNSLKEEKVKLLNLRDKLVKNNEDLKQRNQKLNDTIESIYSSNSWKLTSSLRNMKRKI, via the coding sequence ATGTCTACAATTAAAATCGGAGTATTTGGAAGTTGTCCAACAAGGGATATCTTTAACAGTTCAATAAATAAAAACTATAAGGATTACTTTACAATAAATTTAAGCTATGTAAATAATTCAATCATAAGCAATATGCAAACTCCAGTGCCATACGATAAAGAATCCATAAAAATACTCCCGGAAAATAAGGAAAACGAGTCATACTCATCATTTATAGAAAAAGATTTGGATAAACTATTCTTTGACAGATTATCACGAGCCGATATAGATTACCTGCTGATTGATGCCGGTCTTGAGGTCAAATGGGGATTGGTATCATTTGATGATTACATATTCTTCAACTATCCACGATATGACAGGACCGAGTTTTTCAATAACCTCTCAGAAAAGCGATTCATCACGATACAGGATAACACCAATGAATACATGAAGCTATTCAAGAAAAGCTACAGGCAATTCTTTGACGTGATGTCCGATGAATACCCTGATATAACTGTCATACTAAATCCGGTAAGGGAAGCATACCGCATACAGAAGGCCGACGGCAGCATAGAAGAAAACCTGGAATTCAAAAACAGGACAGACAACCATTACCTGCCACTGGTTGACTCATACATAGCAAAGAAATTTGACGTGGAAATACTGGAATATGATAAAAACGTACTTCTTGATGAAAATCACCAATGGGGACTGGGACCAAAACACTACGTCGAAGACTACTACACCAACTACACAAGACAAATCTGCGAAATAGACGAACGTAACCGACTGCTGTCAGATAGCGAATACGCCAACCTAAACGAGTCAATCCGAAAGGACAAATTAAATAGTCATGTTCTGATGACCGAATATGAACTTGAATTGGTTGAAAAGGACAAATACGTCAATGAAATAAAAAAACAACAGGATATAATAAAAGATGATTTGAACACTCAACTAGAATCAAAAAAACAAGCCGAATCCCAGAGGGATGAACTTGAAAATAAGCTGTCCGAAGCCAATGACAGGATACAGGTATTGGAAGAAGACATACGCGTAAGTCAAAAATCAATAGATAACCTCATGGATAAGGAATTTAATCCGGTAGAACTAAAAGTGGAAAATCAAAAACAGCAAAATGAATTAAACAGTCTAAAAGAAGAAAAGGTTAAATTGTTGAATTTGCGTGATAAATTGGTAAAAAACAATGAAGACTTGAAACAACGTAACCAGAAGCTAAATGATACCATAGAAAGCATTTATTCATCAAATTCATGGAAGCTTACATCATCGCTGAGAAATATGAAAAGAAAAATTTGA
- a CDS encoding metal-dependent hydrolase, whose translation MKIEYLGHSAFNITSEEGLKILIDPFISNNPSCTTPVELLNPDIILITHAHSDHFGDALEIANQSGATIIATHELATFVQKQGFNAIGMNIGGSISVNNLINVTMTDARHTSAIDFMENLEVGGVATGFIITLESGKKIYHAGDTGLFGDMKMVIGDIYKPDIALLPIGDKFTMGIEDAAIAAGWLQSRIVIPMHYNTFEAIEQDVDLFAKLVEDESIGTITVPLKPGEEYTEEIE comes from the coding sequence ATGAAAATAGAATATCTAGGACATTCAGCATTCAACATAACCTCCGAGGAAGGACTTAAAATATTAATAGACCCATTCATCAGCAACAACCCCTCATGCACTACCCCTGTGGAACTTTTAAACCCTGACATAATACTCATTACCCACGCACACTCCGACCACTTCGGAGATGCCCTTGAAATTGCAAACCAATCAGGGGCAACAATAATAGCAACACATGAACTTGCAACATTCGTACAAAAACAGGGCTTCAACGCAATAGGAATGAACATCGGCGGATCAATATCAGTTAACAACCTGATTAACGTGACAATGACTGATGCAAGACATACATCCGCAATAGACTTCATGGAAAACCTTGAAGTTGGTGGAGTGGCAACAGGATTTATCATAACCCTGGAAAGCGGAAAGAAAATCTACCACGCAGGTGACACGGGACTATTCGGCGACATGAAAATGGTCATAGGAGACATCTACAAGCCGGATATTGCACTACTTCCTATAGGAGACAAGTTCACCATGGGAATAGAAGATGCCGCAATAGCAGCAGGATGGTTACAGTCAAGAATAGTAATACCAATGCACTACAACACCTTCGAGGCAATAGAACAGGACGTTGACCTATTTGCAAAACTCGTCGAGGATGAAAGCATAGGTACAATCACAGTCCCACTAAAACCCGGTGAAGAATACACAGAAGAAATCGAATAG
- a CDS encoding class III signal peptide-containing protein: protein MINDNKAQTSVELILILACMMVIVLICGNFITDTLNDIVLHLKIVIRNLRNSMINNI from the coding sequence ATGATAAATGACAATAAAGCACAGACAAGCGTAGAACTGATACTTATACTTGCCTGCATGATGGTAATAGTACTGATATGCGGAAATTTCATAACCGATACCTTGAATGACATAGTCCTGCATTTAAAAATAGTTATAAGAAACCTCAGAAATTCTATGATAAATAATATATGA